The Anopheles merus strain MAF chromosome 2L, AmerM5.1, whole genome shotgun sequence genome has a segment encoding these proteins:
- the LOC121591553 gene encoding uncharacterized protein LOC121591553 encodes MWARQTGLTHRSLNLLLGHLRHHFPLTKLPRDARTLMNTPVSGAPETALTPIAGGQLAFYQGVEKCLLSYFRDCQPTQEGFELNIFVDGLPLHKSSRTQFWPILMQAHNVPDTPVMTVAIFCGESKPLFVKEFLQPFVDEMNRLFVTCLTIKSPSYWVEARAIIADAPARAFIKGVKSHNAYSACMKCTIVGELEGHRMYFPYGEQCAHRNHKDFCDDKYPTHVNNPTPFTSLLGCDIIDDFVSAEDIHLKRLNYFFGNAQHYLYY; translated from the exons ATGTGGGCCCGGCAAACTGGACTAACTCATCGCAGTTTGAACCTTTTGCTGGGCCATTTGCGACATCACTTCCCCCTGACCAAATTGCCCCGAGATGCACGGACGTTGATGAACACGCCTGTGTCCGGAGCACCGGAGACAGCCCTTACACCAATCGCAGGTGGGCAGCTTGCTTTTTACCAGGGTGTGGAAAAATGCCTGCTTTCATATTTTCG CGATTGTCAGCCAACCCAGGAGGGGTTCGAGTTGAATATTTTTGTGGATGGCCTACCCCTGCACAAGAGCAGTCGGACCCAATTTTGGCCAATTCTCATGCAGGCTCATAACGTTCCAGATACTCCTGTAATGACGGTTGCGATATTCTGTGGCGAATCAAAACCGTTATTCGTCAAGGAGTTTTTGCAGCCGTTTGTGGACGAAATGAACAGACTGTTTGTGACATGTCTGACAATTAAATCCCCCTCTTACTGGGTGGAAGCGCGTGCAATAATTGCAGATGCTCCGGCACGAGCATTTATTAAAG gTGTTAAATCGCATAATGCGTACAGCGCCTGCATGAAGTGCACAATCGTTGGTGAGTTGGAAGGACACCGAATGTACTTCCCGTATGGTGAACAATGCGCGCATCGGAACCACAAGGATTTTTGTGACGACAAATATCCAACACATGTCAACAACCCTACGCCCTTTACGAGTCTATTAGGTTGCGATATCATTGACGATTTTGTGTCAGCCGAAGACATACACTTGAAACGACTAAACTACTTTTTCGGAAACGCACAGCACTACttatattattaa